Proteins from a single region of Candidatus Woesearchaeota archaeon:
- a CDS encoding radical SAM protein: MMSVTLGKKNIAVETVRRLLYLVPELPSYVQIEITNDCNLSCKMCPREVLNVKFVSMPLEKYKLYIDKIAAVGVEQISLTGWGEPLVHPHLIECLSYAKSKGLITKFTTNGVLIRKDVVEPIIATGVDEITFSIDSINMDPKNDWAHLNKVALKRIEDFIRLRKEKNQQNPKIILQTMLQKNHSEDIFDVIKWAGKTGCDAVNLGRLNLSFDPNLDRPNLEEEKFILDKAESLGTEYNIQVDCVQGGMFSGIARFAYKKLKKYLHRGGKTCLKTYDYCYINVHGKVTPCCLLPNTEMGDLNTGELHDIWNNDAFKSFREHETAFCGSCDVMRVDMLEQKKEQQNAQKAVEEGKLYGIRRSSHV, encoded by the coding sequence ATGATGTCAGTTACTTTAGGCAAGAAAAACATTGCTGTTGAAACAGTAAGAAGGCTGCTGTATCTAGTTCCAGAACTTCCTTCCTATGTTCAAATTGAAATTACGAATGACTGTAATCTGTCATGCAAAATGTGCCCGAGGGAAGTGCTGAATGTTAAATTTGTCAGCATGCCGCTCGAAAAATATAAATTATATATTGATAAAATTGCAGCAGTTGGTGTTGAACAGATTTCTTTAACAGGCTGGGGCGAACCATTAGTGCATCCACATTTGATTGAATGTTTAAGTTATGCAAAATCAAAAGGATTAATCACTAAATTTACGACGAATGGAGTTCTTATCAGGAAGGATGTTGTCGAGCCGATTATTGCTACGGGTGTTGATGAAATTACTTTTTCTATAGATTCTATTAATATGGATCCAAAAAATGACTGGGCGCATTTGAATAAAGTGGCTTTAAAAAGAATTGAGGATTTCATCAGGTTGCGAAAAGAGAAAAATCAGCAGAATCCTAAAATTATTCTGCAAACCATGCTCCAGAAAAATCATAGTGAAGATATATTTGACGTAATCAAATGGGCAGGAAAAACTGGCTGTGATGCAGTTAATCTTGGCAGATTAAACCTTAGTTTTGATCCAAACCTTGATCGGCCTAATCTGGAAGAAGAAAAGTTTATATTGGATAAAGCAGAATCACTAGGAACAGAATATAACATTCAGGTTGATTGTGTGCAAGGAGGGATGTTTTCAGGTATTGCGCGATTTGCTTACAAAAAATTAAAAAAATATTTGCATCGCGGTGGAAAAACATGCCTTAAAACTTATGATTATTGTTATATTAATGTTCATGGAAAAGTGACTCCTTGTTGCTTGCTCCCGAACACTGAAATGGGAGATTTAAATACAGGAGAGTTACATGATATATGGAATAATGATGCATTTAAATCATTCAGAGAACATGAAACAGCTTTTTGTGGAAGCTGTGATGTGATGAGAGTTGATATGCTTGAACAAAAGAAAGAGCAGCAAAATGCCCAAAAAGCAGTTGAAGAAGGAAAATTGTACGGTATCCGTCGTAGTTCCCACGTATAA
- a CDS encoding polyprenol monophosphomannose synthase produces MPKKQLKKENCTVSVVVPTYNERKNIVLLVDELSQIYNKHLYAYCKFEIIIVDDNSPDGTGKVIDDLAKKYQGKKYRVIALHRQGKLGLGTAVVAGFKQAKGSIVGVMDADLSHPPEIIPNMIEPILKGKAELTVGSRYVQGGGVEVWPWHRKLMSRIATLLASPLTKIHDPMSGLFFIKKDLLKGIDLGTEGYKIGLEIFVKTNYKTFEEVPYLFRNREFGQSKLNTKENMRYLQELGRLYWYKRLR; encoded by the coding sequence ATGCCCAAAAAGCAGTTGAAGAAGGAAAATTGTACGGTATCCGTCGTAGTTCCCACGTATAATGAACGTAAAAATATAGTTCTTTTAGTTGACGAGTTATCTCAAATTTACAATAAGCATTTGTATGCTTATTGTAAATTTGAGATAATTATTGTTGATGATAATTCCCCTGATGGTACTGGTAAAGTCATTGATGATTTAGCAAAAAAATATCAGGGTAAAAAATACCGTGTTATTGCTCTTCATCGTCAAGGAAAGCTAGGATTAGGAACTGCAGTTGTTGCAGGTTTTAAACAAGCAAAAGGCTCAATAGTTGGTGTTATGGACGCAGATCTAAGCCATCCTCCTGAAATTATTCCCAATATGATTGAACCCATTCTAAAAGGCAAAGCAGAACTTACGGTGGGAAGTAGGTACGTTCAAGGCGGCGGTGTAGAAGTCTGGCCTTGGCATAGAAAATTAATGAGCAGAATTGCAACATTGTTGGCAAGTCCTTTAACTAAAATCCATGATCCGATGTCTGGATTGTTTTTCATTAAAAAAGATCTTCTTAAAGGAATAGACTTAGGAACTGAAGGTTATAAGATAGGTTTAGAAATATTTGTAAAAACAAATTATAAAACTTTTGAAGAAGTGCCCTATCTCTTCAGGAATCGAGAATTTGGTCAAAGTAAGTTAAATACTAAAGAAAATATGCGTTATCTTCAGGAATTAGGCAGATTATATTGGTATAAACGGCTCCGGTGA
- a CDS encoding glycosyltransferase family 39 protein, which translates to MDVKKNMKEWFAIDKHTLLFILILLLFIGSNAYFLNNQFAYNERKHAQVALDVFSEDKTHINYFYESSASPHTSFIPIAFIKGIFKNDLVVASRTYIFTISILFLMIVVLFVSKILNPKTALLAMLLLAVHPMFMVYGKYVVADVPFVFFATLALVLFYLGREQQKDKLVWKYDIFGVLCLGIAFLIKYNAIILYPIIGIYLFILLKCTWSDIRTWNREKLYPLIKISLFYGLISVAMVLPMIIWIKTKYGSLIPAKWHDSLFYEAWKYSIPQFSSYLLWLGLFAGVVSLFLLVDLYHRIVKLSFFKSEKNKKNLIIAFIGLLVLHSVLFYVVHTQLNPLGIRGEMNLGWLEKYIPVTYLTIGFYFILLLGELLFINFLMIIVHEKNNFNRFLSLWIVVSMVVMSFTRPANRYMMIIFFPLVTYTAQVVNRYYQKKYNAIINKKVVITLVVLHVIIFLALGVLSNIYLRKLGIEMLPKVTVSLDALS; encoded by the coding sequence ATGGATGTTAAGAAGAACATGAAAGAATGGTTTGCTATAGACAAGCATACATTGCTATTTATCTTAATCCTGCTTCTTTTTATTGGCTCAAATGCTTATTTTCTTAACAATCAATTTGCTTACAATGAGAGAAAACATGCGCAAGTGGCATTAGATGTTTTTTCAGAAGATAAAACTCATATAAATTATTTTTATGAATCAAGCGCTTCTCCTCATACTAGTTTCATTCCTATTGCTTTCATCAAAGGAATATTCAAAAATGATTTGGTAGTTGCCTCAAGAACCTATATATTTACTATAAGCATTTTATTTCTTATGATAGTGGTTCTTTTTGTGAGTAAAATACTTAACCCAAAAACTGCCCTTCTTGCAATGCTCTTACTAGCTGTTCATCCGATGTTTATGGTTTATGGGAAGTATGTTGTTGCTGATGTTCCTTTTGTATTTTTTGCAACACTTGCGTTAGTACTTTTCTATCTCGGTCGTGAACAGCAAAAAGACAAGCTTGTTTGGAAATACGATATCTTCGGAGTGCTTTGTTTAGGAATTGCATTTCTTATCAAGTACAATGCTATTATCCTTTATCCAATTATAGGCATATATCTTTTCATCCTTCTTAAATGTACCTGGTCAGATATAAGAACATGGAATAGAGAGAAACTATATCCTCTGATAAAAATATCATTGTTTTATGGGTTAATCTCTGTTGCCATGGTGCTTCCCATGATAATCTGGATAAAAACAAAATATGGCAGTCTTATTCCAGCAAAATGGCATGATTCATTATTTTATGAAGCATGGAAATATAGTATTCCCCAGTTTTCATCGTATTTGTTATGGTTGGGATTATTTGCTGGTGTAGTCTCATTATTTCTCTTGGTTGATCTTTATCACCGCATAGTCAAATTATCTTTTTTTAAGAGTGAGAAAAATAAGAAAAATCTTATCATTGCATTTATTGGTCTGCTGGTATTGCATTCAGTATTATTTTACGTTGTCCACACACAATTAAATCCTCTTGGTATCCGGGGGGAAATGAATCTTGGTTGGCTTGAGAAATATATCCCTGTAACTTATTTGACCATAGGATTTTATTTCATTCTTTTATTAGGGGAATTGTTATTTATTAATTTCCTTATGATAATAGTCCATGAGAAAAATAACTTTAATAGATTTCTCTCGTTATGGATCGTGGTGTCCATGGTTGTTATGTCATTTACAAGACCAGCAAATCGTTATATGATGATTATCTTTTTTCCCTTAGTAACCTATACAGCTCAGGTTGTTAATCGTTATTACCAAAAAAAATACAATGCCATCATCAATAAAAAGGTAGTTATAACCCTCGTTGTCCTGCACGTCATCATATTTCTTGCTCTTGGGGTGTTATCAAATATCTACCTGAGAAAATTAGGGATAGAAATGCTGCCTAAAGTAACAGTTTCTTTGGATGCTTTAAGTTAA
- a CDS encoding glycosyltransferase: MATTVKKTKDIISTKRKQQTVFSARTLVMLPTYNERENIENIVPQILAQNEHLGIVIVDDSSPDGTGQLADDLAKKHTGRIFVIHRKKRGRGSAGIDGFKFCLKQDVDCIIEMDADFSHDPKDIPRMLEAIKNCDIVVGSRNVPGGKQLRCTMFHRFISSVANIYNRILLGLPVKDNTGGFKCYRRSALQKINLNYLISKEYSIGAELLFRARQRKLRIKEIPIVFRNRVYGESKGTWAVIVNYPLTILKLRFISFVDKVREHVHYTRYGIVYNLIKESKEHNHPVLLDIGCGRPCDSMEDGSFVKFITKKGFHAQGLDIRTDMTIDFPFNQGSIYQMPFKDNHFDVIVAMEIFEHIDEPEKAISEVKRCLKKNGIFIMSSPTDSWFQKTFWWFWERTFGGQWHETHVHVMTPQKWVQLFKKYFTIKRFIHYWRGMAFIIKMINSRK; the protein is encoded by the coding sequence ATGGCAACAACGGTAAAAAAAACTAAAGATATAATTTCTACCAAAAGAAAACAACAAACAGTTTTTTCTGCAAGAACCTTAGTCATGCTGCCAACCTATAATGAACGCGAAAATATAGAGAACATTGTTCCTCAAATTCTTGCTCAGAATGAACACCTTGGTATTGTGATAGTAGATGATTCCAGTCCTGATGGCACCGGGCAACTTGCAGATGACTTAGCAAAAAAACATACCGGAAGAATTTTTGTTATTCACCGGAAAAAACGAGGAAGAGGTTCTGCAGGGATTGACGGCTTTAAATTTTGCCTTAAACAGGATGTTGATTGTATTATTGAGATGGATGCTGATTTCTCCCATGATCCAAAAGATATTCCTCGTATGCTTGAAGCTATAAAAAACTGCGATATTGTTGTTGGAAGCAGAAATGTTCCTGGCGGCAAACAACTGCGATGCACTATGTTTCATCGCTTTATCAGCTCTGTCGCAAATATCTATAATCGAATTCTTTTAGGACTTCCTGTTAAGGATAATACAGGAGGATTTAAGTGTTATCGTAGATCTGCTCTTCAAAAAATAAATCTTAATTATCTTATTTCAAAAGAATATTCGATTGGCGCAGAGTTATTATTTAGAGCACGACAACGAAAATTACGCATAAAGGAAATTCCTATTGTTTTTAGAAATAGAGTTTATGGTGAATCTAAAGGAACCTGGGCTGTGATTGTAAATTATCCTTTAACCATTCTTAAACTGCGTTTTATTTCTTTTGTTGACAAAGTGAGAGAACATGTCCATTATACTCGTTATGGAATTGTTTATAATCTTATTAAAGAAAGCAAAGAACATAATCACCCTGTTTTATTGGATATTGGCTGCGGAAGACCCTGCGACAGCATGGAAGACGGCAGTTTTGTTAAGTTTATTACAAAAAAAGGATTTCATGCGCAAGGATTAGATATCCGAACTGACATGACTATTGATTTTCCCTTTAACCAAGGAAGCATTTATCAGATGCCTTTCAAAGATAATCACTTTGACGTCATTGTTGCCATGGAAATTTTCGAGCATATTGATGAACCTGAAAAAGCAATCTCTGAAGTAAAACGGTGTTTGAAAAAAAACGGTATTTTTATTATGTCATCGCCAACTGATTCCTGGTTTCAGAAAACATTCTGGTGGTTTTGGGAGAGAACCTTTGGAGGACAATGGCATGAAACACATGTTCATGTTATGACACCTCAGAAATGGGTTCAGTTATTTAAAAAATATTTTACTATTAAACGCTTTATCCACTATTGGAGAGGCATGGCATTTATTATTAAGATGATTAATTCTAGAAAATAA
- a CDS encoding GHMP kinase, translating to MSNIFTKIIRSRAPVRLSFGGGGTDLSPYTEEKGGAVISTTINKYVYGTLIPKQDKSIKIISTDYKKTYTFADINNIEYNGDLDLIKAVIKLMKPDFGFELFLRSDVPPNTGLGSSGSVAVAMIGLFNHLRTKDKLNSYEIAELAFKVENEEIKNKGGRQDQYAAAFGGFNFIEFKGNNFVRVSPVKIPHHSLLELEKHIVLAFVGKRLASGGMQELLMKEQQSHLKEEKQRHLDAIKQAAYDMYHALMSGKLDEFGRLLAKGWEEKKLLTPQATNSHIDELYDVGIKHGALGAKITGAGSGGCMMFYCKSNTEQIVANKLEEAGAKVVDFSFETSGLQTWELNREDREITEYG from the coding sequence ATGAGCAATATATTTACTAAAATCATACGTTCACGAGCGCCAGTCCGGCTGAGTTTTGGCGGTGGCGGAACAGATTTATCTCCATACACTGAAGAAAAAGGCGGAGCTGTCATTAGTACAACGATCAATAAATATGTCTATGGCACGTTGATTCCTAAACAAGATAAATCAATTAAAATAATCTCAACAGACTATAAAAAAACATATACTTTTGCAGATATTAACAACATTGAATATAATGGTGATTTGGATTTAATTAAGGCAGTGATCAAATTAATGAAGCCTGATTTTGGTTTTGAGCTTTTTTTAAGATCTGACGTTCCGCCAAATACAGGGCTTGGTTCATCAGGAAGCGTTGCAGTAGCAATGATTGGGTTGTTTAATCATCTCAGAACAAAGGATAAATTAAATAGTTATGAAATTGCTGAATTAGCATTTAAAGTTGAAAACGAAGAAATAAAAAACAAAGGCGGCAGGCAGGATCAATATGCTGCAGCATTTGGCGGGTTTAACTTTATAGAATTTAAAGGCAATAATTTTGTCAGAGTTTCACCAGTTAAAATTCCTCATCATTCATTGCTTGAATTGGAAAAACATATCGTGCTTGCTTTCGTAGGAAAAAGGCTGGCATCAGGTGGTATGCAGGAATTACTGATGAAAGAACAGCAATCGCATTTAAAAGAAGAAAAACAGCGTCATCTTGATGCGATTAAACAGGCAGCGTATGATATGTATCATGCATTAATGTCAGGAAAATTAGATGAGTTTGGAAGATTGCTAGCTAAAGGTTGGGAAGAAAAAAAACTGCTCACTCCTCAAGCCACAAATTCGCATATTGATGAATTATATGACGTAGGAATCAAACATGGCGCTTTAGGCGCAAAAATCACTGGTGCAGGTTCAGGCGGTTGCATGATGTTTTACTGCAAATCAAACACTGAACAGATTGTAGCAAATAAATTAGAAGAAGCAGGTGCAAAAGTCGTTGATTTCAGCTTTGAAACTTCAGGTTTGCAAACATGGGAATTAAATCGTGAAGATAGGGAAATTACTGAATATGGTTAG
- a CDS encoding SIS domain-containing protein, whose translation MQSIIGERIKQSIAVKQAVLDKLVPQIEQLTTKVIESYKKGGKLILFGNGGSASDAQHIVAELVNKQYFDRPMLDAIALNVNTSVITAIGNDSSYDYVFSRQIESLVKPNDVLIAITTSGNSINIINAVKKACEKGIYTVLWTGLTGGKLVAEHKDKLNLIINVPSQDTARIQESHIMVGHIMCELIEKELFKEYIGSDYKVT comes from the coding sequence ATGCAATCAATTATTGGAGAGCGAATTAAGCAGAGTATTGCTGTCAAACAAGCAGTTTTAGATAAACTTGTTCCTCAGATTGAGCAGCTTACAACGAAAGTTATAGAGAGTTATAAAAAAGGTGGCAAATTAATTTTATTTGGCAATGGCGGCAGTGCATCAGATGCTCAGCACATTGTTGCAGAACTTGTCAATAAGCAATATTTTGACCGGCCAATGCTGGATGCGATAGCATTAAATGTTAATACTTCAGTTATCACTGCCATTGGCAATGACAGCAGTTATGATTATGTTTTTTCCCGGCAGATCGAATCATTAGTGAAACCAAATGATGTACTGATCGCAATTACTACTTCAGGTAATTCCATTAATATTATTAACGCTGTCAAAAAAGCATGCGAGAAAGGGATTTACACCGTGTTGTGGACAGGATTAACTGGTGGAAAGCTTGTTGCAGAGCATAAAGATAAACTAAATCTGATTATTAATGTTCCCTCTCAAGACACTGCTCGTATACAGGAAAGCCATATTATGGTTGGTCATATCATGTGCGAATTAATTGAAAAAGAATTGTTTAAAGAATATATCGGTAGTGACTATAAGGTCACTTGA